In Alosa alosa isolate M-15738 ecotype Scorff River chromosome 19, AALO_Geno_1.1, whole genome shotgun sequence, a genomic segment contains:
- the LOC125284436 gene encoding frizzled-3-like isoform X1 — translation MSRGLTPPPPHHHNNTSDTSAVADLLLPGYPGRDPEMPPWQAVPCSPAWGHGTSREWVPMHVPAPTPPRLLGALVLGVLLLSTSCGAIHLDAAQSHSTFTCEPIGLRMCQDLPYNTTFMPNLLNHYDQQTAALAMEPFHPMVNLQCSADLRPFLCALYAPVCMEYGRVSLPCRSLCVHAKRDCHKLMDMFGVAWPDEMDCSRFPDCDESYPRAVDLLTTETVTAEPPVSVQRDYGFWCPRELKVDPELGYSFLGARDCSAPCPSMYFRRHELAFARYFIGVVSIVCLSATLFTFLTFLIDMTRFRYPERPIIFYAVCYMMVSLVFFLGFLLEDRVACNAASPATFRAATVTQGSHNKACTLLFMTLYFFTMAGSVWWVVLTVTWFLAAVPKWGSEAIEKKALLFHATAWGVPGLLTITLLALNKIEGDGVSVQPSGLSDVTRMRWFVLAPLGVDVVLGVGLLLAGIVALNRVRMEIPLEKENQDKLVKFMIRIGVFSVLYLVPLLTVIGCLFYEQSHRQVWETTWVKERCRDYHIPCPYQVEETGRPALVLLLMKYLMGLVVGIPSVFWVGSKKTCFEWASFLQGRRRKDSSAVNESRQVLQEPDFAQSLLLRDPATPVVRKSRGTSTQGTSTHASSTHLAMADEERSRAGSIHSRISSYHGSLHRSRDGRYTPCTYRGAEERAPYGSMPRLNEQVPSRHGSVQDLDSRPRHGSLSLSHASASVAGAPISSPLHAPATPTSVTHGSGISRVEEEDGASA, via the exons ATGTCGAGAGGATTAACCCCGCCCCCACCCCATCACCACAACAACACGTCCGACACCTCTGCAGTAGCTGACCTCTTGTTACCTGGTTACCCAGGTCGTGACCCAGAGATGCCCCCCTGGCAAGCTGTGCCCTGTAGCCCCGCGTGGGGACATGGCACCAGCCGTGAATGGGTGCCCATGCACGTGCCCGCACCGACACCTCCACGCCTGCTGGGTGCGCTGGTGCTTGGCGTCCTGCTGTTGAGCACCAGCTGTGGTGCCATCCACTTAGACGCGGCGCAGAGCCACAGCACCTTCACCTGCGAGCCCATCGGCCTGCGCATGTGCCAGGACCTGCCCTACAACACCACCTTCATGCCCAACCTGCTCAACCACTACGACCAGCAGACTGCCGCTCTGGCCATGGAG CCGTTCCACCCCATGGTGAACCTGCAGTGTTCTGCGGACCTGCGTCCGTTCCTGTGTGCGCTGTACGCTCCCGTGTGTATGGAGTACGGCCGAGTGTCCCTGCCCTGCCGCAGCCTGTGTGTCCACGCCAAGCGCGACTGCCACAAGCTCATGGACATGTTCGGGGTGGCCTGGCCCGACGAGATGGACTGCTCCAG GTTCCCGGACTGTGACGAGTCGTACCCGCGCGCCGTGGACCTGCTGACCACAGAGACCGTGACGGCGGAGCCGCCCGTGTCGGTGCAGCGGGACTACGGCTTCTGGTGCCCGCGCGAGCTCAAGGTGGACCCCGAGCTGGGCTACTCTTTCCTGGGCGCGCGCGACTGCTCGGCCCCCTGCCCCAGCATGTACTTCCGCCGCCACGAGCTGGCCTTCGCCCGCTACTTCATCGGCGTGGTGTCCATCGTGTGCCTGTCGGCCACGCTCTTCACCTTCCTGACCTTCCTCATCGACATGACACGCTTCCGCTACCCGGAGCGGCCCATCATCTTCTACGCCGTCTGCTACATGATGGTGTCGCTGGTCTTCTTCCTGGGCTTCCTCCTGGAGGACCGCGTGGCCTGCAACGCCGCTAGCCCCGCGACCTTCCGCGCCGCCACGGTCACCCAGGGCTCGCACAACAAGGCCTGCACGCTCCTCTTCATGACTCTCTACTTCTTCACCATGGCGGGCAGCGTGTGGTGGGTGGTGCTGACCGTCACCTGGTTCCTGGCGGCCGTACCCAAGTGGGGCAGCGAGGCCATCGAGAAGAAGGCGCTGCTGTTCCACGCCACCGCCTGGGGCGTCCCGGGCCTGCTGACCATCACGCTGCTGGCGCTCAACAAGATCGAGGGAGACGGGGTCAGCGTGCAGCCATCGGGGCTCTCTGACGTGACCCGCATGCGCTGGTTCGTGCTGGCGCCGCTCGGGGTGGACGTGGTGCTGGGGGTCGGGCTGCTGCTGGCCGGCATCGTGGCGCTGAACCGCGTGCGCATGGAGATTCCGCTGGAGAAGGAGAACCAGGACAAGCTGGTCAAGTTCATGATCCGCATCGGCGTCTTCTCCGTGCTCTACCTGGTGCCGCTGCTGACCGTCATCGGCTGCCTCTTCTACGAGCAGAGCCACCGCCAGGTGTGGGAGACCACGTGGGTCAAGGAGCGCTGCAGGGACTACCACATACCCTGCCCATAccag GTGGAGGAGACGGGTAGGCCCGCCCTGGTGCTCTTGCTGATGAAGTACCTGATGGGGCTGGTGGTGGGCATCCCCTCCGTCTTCTGGGTCGGCAGCAAGAAGACCTGCTTTGAGTGGGCCAGCTTCCTGCAAGGCCGCCGACGCAAGGA CAGCAGCGCCGTGAACGAGAGCCGCCAGGTCCTCCAGGAGCCGGACTTCGCTCAGTCCCTGCTGCTGCGTGACCCCGCGACCCCCGTCGTCAGGAAGTCGAGGGGGACGTCGACGCAGGGCACCTCCACTCACGCCTCCTCCACCCACCTGGCCATGGCCGACGAGGAGCGCAGCCGAGCGGGGAGCATCCACAGCCGCATCAGCAGCTACCACGGCAGCCTGCACCGCTCCAGAGACGGCAG GTACACCCCCTGTACGTACCGTGGCGCTGAAGAGCGAGCACCCTATGGCAGCATGCCCCGCCTTAACGAGCAAGTCCCCTCTCGTCACGGAAGCGTTCAAGACCTGGACAGCCGACCGCGGCACGGCAGCCTGAGCCTCAGCCACGCCTCTGCCTCTGTGGCCGGTGCCCccatctcctcccccctccatgCCCCCGCCACCCCCACGAGCGTCACGCACGGCTCCGGCATCAGCCGCGTCGAAGAGGAGGACGGGGCCAGCGCGTAA
- the LOC125284436 gene encoding frizzled-3-like isoform X2 produces the protein MSRGLTPPPPHHHNNTSDTSAVADLLLPGYPGRDPEMPPWQAVPCSPAWGHGTSREWVPMHVPAPTPPRLLGALVLGVLLLSTSCGAIHLDAAQSHSTFTCEPIGLRMCQDLPYNTTFMPNLLNHYDQQTAALAMEPFHPMVNLQCSADLRPFLCALYAPVCMEYGRVSLPCRSLCVHAKRDCHKLMDMFGVAWPDEMDCSRFPDCDESYPRAVDLLTTETVTAEPPVSVQRDYGFWCPRELKVDPELGYSFLGARDCSAPCPSMYFRRHELAFARYFIGVVSIVCLSATLFTFLTFLIDMTRFRYPERPIIFYAVCYMMVSLVFFLGFLLEDRVACNAASPATFRAATVTQGSHNKACTLLFMTLYFFTMAGSVWWVVLTVTWFLAAVPKWGSEAIEKKALLFHATAWGVPGLLTITLLALNKIEGDGVSVQPSGLSDVTRMRWFVLAPLGVDVVLGVGLLLAGIVALNRVRMEIPLEKENQDKLVKFMIRIGVFSVLYLVPLLTVIGCLFYEQSHRQVWETTWVKERCRDYHIPCPYQVEETGRPALVLLLMKYLMGLVVGIPSVFWVGSKKTCFEWASFLQGRRRKDSAVNESRQVLQEPDFAQSLLLRDPATPVVRKSRGTSTQGTSTHASSTHLAMADEERSRAGSIHSRISSYHGSLHRSRDGRYTPCTYRGAEERAPYGSMPRLNEQVPSRHGSVQDLDSRPRHGSLSLSHASASVAGAPISSPLHAPATPTSVTHGSGISRVEEEDGASA, from the exons ATGTCGAGAGGATTAACCCCGCCCCCACCCCATCACCACAACAACACGTCCGACACCTCTGCAGTAGCTGACCTCTTGTTACCTGGTTACCCAGGTCGTGACCCAGAGATGCCCCCCTGGCAAGCTGTGCCCTGTAGCCCCGCGTGGGGACATGGCACCAGCCGTGAATGGGTGCCCATGCACGTGCCCGCACCGACACCTCCACGCCTGCTGGGTGCGCTGGTGCTTGGCGTCCTGCTGTTGAGCACCAGCTGTGGTGCCATCCACTTAGACGCGGCGCAGAGCCACAGCACCTTCACCTGCGAGCCCATCGGCCTGCGCATGTGCCAGGACCTGCCCTACAACACCACCTTCATGCCCAACCTGCTCAACCACTACGACCAGCAGACTGCCGCTCTGGCCATGGAG CCGTTCCACCCCATGGTGAACCTGCAGTGTTCTGCGGACCTGCGTCCGTTCCTGTGTGCGCTGTACGCTCCCGTGTGTATGGAGTACGGCCGAGTGTCCCTGCCCTGCCGCAGCCTGTGTGTCCACGCCAAGCGCGACTGCCACAAGCTCATGGACATGTTCGGGGTGGCCTGGCCCGACGAGATGGACTGCTCCAG GTTCCCGGACTGTGACGAGTCGTACCCGCGCGCCGTGGACCTGCTGACCACAGAGACCGTGACGGCGGAGCCGCCCGTGTCGGTGCAGCGGGACTACGGCTTCTGGTGCCCGCGCGAGCTCAAGGTGGACCCCGAGCTGGGCTACTCTTTCCTGGGCGCGCGCGACTGCTCGGCCCCCTGCCCCAGCATGTACTTCCGCCGCCACGAGCTGGCCTTCGCCCGCTACTTCATCGGCGTGGTGTCCATCGTGTGCCTGTCGGCCACGCTCTTCACCTTCCTGACCTTCCTCATCGACATGACACGCTTCCGCTACCCGGAGCGGCCCATCATCTTCTACGCCGTCTGCTACATGATGGTGTCGCTGGTCTTCTTCCTGGGCTTCCTCCTGGAGGACCGCGTGGCCTGCAACGCCGCTAGCCCCGCGACCTTCCGCGCCGCCACGGTCACCCAGGGCTCGCACAACAAGGCCTGCACGCTCCTCTTCATGACTCTCTACTTCTTCACCATGGCGGGCAGCGTGTGGTGGGTGGTGCTGACCGTCACCTGGTTCCTGGCGGCCGTACCCAAGTGGGGCAGCGAGGCCATCGAGAAGAAGGCGCTGCTGTTCCACGCCACCGCCTGGGGCGTCCCGGGCCTGCTGACCATCACGCTGCTGGCGCTCAACAAGATCGAGGGAGACGGGGTCAGCGTGCAGCCATCGGGGCTCTCTGACGTGACCCGCATGCGCTGGTTCGTGCTGGCGCCGCTCGGGGTGGACGTGGTGCTGGGGGTCGGGCTGCTGCTGGCCGGCATCGTGGCGCTGAACCGCGTGCGCATGGAGATTCCGCTGGAGAAGGAGAACCAGGACAAGCTGGTCAAGTTCATGATCCGCATCGGCGTCTTCTCCGTGCTCTACCTGGTGCCGCTGCTGACCGTCATCGGCTGCCTCTTCTACGAGCAGAGCCACCGCCAGGTGTGGGAGACCACGTGGGTCAAGGAGCGCTGCAGGGACTACCACATACCCTGCCCATAccag GTGGAGGAGACGGGTAGGCCCGCCCTGGTGCTCTTGCTGATGAAGTACCTGATGGGGCTGGTGGTGGGCATCCCCTCCGTCTTCTGGGTCGGCAGCAAGAAGACCTGCTTTGAGTGGGCCAGCTTCCTGCAAGGCCGCCGACGCAAGGA CAGCGCCGTGAACGAGAGCCGCCAGGTCCTCCAGGAGCCGGACTTCGCTCAGTCCCTGCTGCTGCGTGACCCCGCGACCCCCGTCGTCAGGAAGTCGAGGGGGACGTCGACGCAGGGCACCTCCACTCACGCCTCCTCCACCCACCTGGCCATGGCCGACGAGGAGCGCAGCCGAGCGGGGAGCATCCACAGCCGCATCAGCAGCTACCACGGCAGCCTGCACCGCTCCAGAGACGGCAG GTACACCCCCTGTACGTACCGTGGCGCTGAAGAGCGAGCACCCTATGGCAGCATGCCCCGCCTTAACGAGCAAGTCCCCTCTCGTCACGGAAGCGTTCAAGACCTGGACAGCCGACCGCGGCACGGCAGCCTGAGCCTCAGCCACGCCTCTGCCTCTGTGGCCGGTGCCCccatctcctcccccctccatgCCCCCGCCACCCCCACGAGCGTCACGCACGGCTCCGGCATCAGCCGCGTCGAAGAGGAGGACGGGGCCAGCGCGTAA
- the LOC125284436 gene encoding frizzled-3-like isoform X3 — translation MSRGLTPPPPHHHNNTSDTSAVADLLLPGYPGRDPEMPPWQAVPCSPAWGHGTSREWVPMHVPAPTPPRLLGALVLGVLLLSTSCGAIHLDAAQSHSTFTCEPIGLRMCQDLPYNTTFMPNLLNHYDQQTAALAMEPFHPMVNLQCSADLRPFLCALYAPVCMEYGRVSLPCRSLCVHAKRDCHKLMDMFGVAWPDEMDCSRFPDCDESYPRAVDLLTTETVTAEPPVSVQRDYGFWCPRELKVDPELGYSFLGARDCSAPCPSMYFRRHELAFARYFIGVVSIVCLSATLFTFLTFLIDMTRFRYPERPIIFYAVCYMMVSLVFFLGFLLEDRVACNAASPATFRAATVTQGSHNKACTLLFMTLYFFTMAGSVWWVVLTVTWFLAAVPKWGSEAIEKKALLFHATAWGVPGLLTITLLALNKIEGDGVSVQPSGLSDVTRMRWFVLAPLGVDVVLGVGLLLAGIVALNRVRMEIPLEKENQDKLVKFMIRIGVFSVLYLVPLLTVIGCLFYEQSHRQVWETTWVKERCRDYHIPCPYQVEETGRPALVLLLMKYLMGLVVGIPSVFWVGSKKTCFEWASFLQGRRRKDSSAVNESRQVLQEPDFAQSLLLRDPATPVVRKSRGTSTQGTSTHASSTHLAMADEERSRAGSIHSRISSYHGSLHRSRDGRMRRNIKA, via the exons ATGTCGAGAGGATTAACCCCGCCCCCACCCCATCACCACAACAACACGTCCGACACCTCTGCAGTAGCTGACCTCTTGTTACCTGGTTACCCAGGTCGTGACCCAGAGATGCCCCCCTGGCAAGCTGTGCCCTGTAGCCCCGCGTGGGGACATGGCACCAGCCGTGAATGGGTGCCCATGCACGTGCCCGCACCGACACCTCCACGCCTGCTGGGTGCGCTGGTGCTTGGCGTCCTGCTGTTGAGCACCAGCTGTGGTGCCATCCACTTAGACGCGGCGCAGAGCCACAGCACCTTCACCTGCGAGCCCATCGGCCTGCGCATGTGCCAGGACCTGCCCTACAACACCACCTTCATGCCCAACCTGCTCAACCACTACGACCAGCAGACTGCCGCTCTGGCCATGGAG CCGTTCCACCCCATGGTGAACCTGCAGTGTTCTGCGGACCTGCGTCCGTTCCTGTGTGCGCTGTACGCTCCCGTGTGTATGGAGTACGGCCGAGTGTCCCTGCCCTGCCGCAGCCTGTGTGTCCACGCCAAGCGCGACTGCCACAAGCTCATGGACATGTTCGGGGTGGCCTGGCCCGACGAGATGGACTGCTCCAG GTTCCCGGACTGTGACGAGTCGTACCCGCGCGCCGTGGACCTGCTGACCACAGAGACCGTGACGGCGGAGCCGCCCGTGTCGGTGCAGCGGGACTACGGCTTCTGGTGCCCGCGCGAGCTCAAGGTGGACCCCGAGCTGGGCTACTCTTTCCTGGGCGCGCGCGACTGCTCGGCCCCCTGCCCCAGCATGTACTTCCGCCGCCACGAGCTGGCCTTCGCCCGCTACTTCATCGGCGTGGTGTCCATCGTGTGCCTGTCGGCCACGCTCTTCACCTTCCTGACCTTCCTCATCGACATGACACGCTTCCGCTACCCGGAGCGGCCCATCATCTTCTACGCCGTCTGCTACATGATGGTGTCGCTGGTCTTCTTCCTGGGCTTCCTCCTGGAGGACCGCGTGGCCTGCAACGCCGCTAGCCCCGCGACCTTCCGCGCCGCCACGGTCACCCAGGGCTCGCACAACAAGGCCTGCACGCTCCTCTTCATGACTCTCTACTTCTTCACCATGGCGGGCAGCGTGTGGTGGGTGGTGCTGACCGTCACCTGGTTCCTGGCGGCCGTACCCAAGTGGGGCAGCGAGGCCATCGAGAAGAAGGCGCTGCTGTTCCACGCCACCGCCTGGGGCGTCCCGGGCCTGCTGACCATCACGCTGCTGGCGCTCAACAAGATCGAGGGAGACGGGGTCAGCGTGCAGCCATCGGGGCTCTCTGACGTGACCCGCATGCGCTGGTTCGTGCTGGCGCCGCTCGGGGTGGACGTGGTGCTGGGGGTCGGGCTGCTGCTGGCCGGCATCGTGGCGCTGAACCGCGTGCGCATGGAGATTCCGCTGGAGAAGGAGAACCAGGACAAGCTGGTCAAGTTCATGATCCGCATCGGCGTCTTCTCCGTGCTCTACCTGGTGCCGCTGCTGACCGTCATCGGCTGCCTCTTCTACGAGCAGAGCCACCGCCAGGTGTGGGAGACCACGTGGGTCAAGGAGCGCTGCAGGGACTACCACATACCCTGCCCATAccag GTGGAGGAGACGGGTAGGCCCGCCCTGGTGCTCTTGCTGATGAAGTACCTGATGGGGCTGGTGGTGGGCATCCCCTCCGTCTTCTGGGTCGGCAGCAAGAAGACCTGCTTTGAGTGGGCCAGCTTCCTGCAAGGCCGCCGACGCAAGGA CAGCAGCGCCGTGAACGAGAGCCGCCAGGTCCTCCAGGAGCCGGACTTCGCTCAGTCCCTGCTGCTGCGTGACCCCGCGACCCCCGTCGTCAGGAAGTCGAGGGGGACGTCGACGCAGGGCACCTCCACTCACGCCTCCTCCACCCACCTGGCCATGGCCGACGAGGAGCGCAGCCGAGCGGGGAGCATCCACAGCCGCATCAGCAGCTACCACGGCAGCCTGCACCGCTCCAGAGACGGCAG AATGAGACGGAACATAAAAGCATGA
- the LOC125284437 gene encoding keratinocyte-associated protein 3 → MCGFDKEKGPGWLMKKGLILILVGHINFILGAIVHGSVLRHISKPNNEITTEFTAANIISVTSALLSIASGIIAILVSRNVPVRKLHIGLVVSSLLNALLSAACCVGLLIAISVTVSGDGAGLMKGCKNASEVPINARTPIFVECPFDTTRIYDTTMALWFPMLFLAALEVALSVWCFVIGLTLGGIGPCARIYRLQYGDEAEAFTPSRRPEGTTAQA, encoded by the exons ATGTGTGGCTTTG ATAAAGAGAAGGGGCCGGGTTGGCTCATGAAGAAGGGGCTCATTCTCATCCTGGTCGGCCACATCAACTTCATCCTGGGAGCCATCGTGCATGGCAGCGTCCTGCGGCACATTTCCAAACCCAACAACGAGATCACCACAGAATTCACGGCAGCCAACATCATATCCGTGACCTCAGCACTGCTG AGCATCGCCTCTGGAATCATCGCGATATTGGTGTCAAGAAATGTGCCAGTTCGGAAACTG CACATAGGTCTGGTGGTCAGCTCTCTGCTGAATGCGCTGCTGTCTGCGGCGTGTTGCGTGGGGCTGCTGATAGCCATCAGTGTGACTGTGTCAGGAGACGGAGCTGGACTGATGAAGGGCTGCAAGAACGCCAGCGAGGTGCCAATCAACGCCCGCACACCCATCTTTGTGGAATGCCCCTTCGACACCACACGCATCTAT GACACCACGATGGCCCTCTGGTTTCCCATGCTGTTCCTGGCGGCCCTGGAGGTCGCCTTGTCCGTCTGGTGTTTCGTCATCGGACTGACCCTCGGAGGCATTGGGCCCTGCGCTCGCATATACAGACTACAG TATGGGGATGAGGCGGAGGCTTTCACACCCAGCAGAAGGCCAGAAGGGACCACCGCCCAGGCATAG